In one window of Frigoriglobus tundricola DNA:
- a CDS encoding WD40 repeat domain-containing serine/threonine protein kinase, with product MMDPSDSLKMDENLARFLAAYDQGIDDGADARAATVHVPKLDGALPPGERRLTPMRPGESNQGSLTEVLPDPPLPHITFSPFAPSSHRIGRFELRRQLGKGGCGIVFLAYDPKLQREVALKIPRPEMLLNADAKRRLIREAQAAAEFDHPNLVPVYETGEIGPVCFVATAFCPGPTLADWLDRQAFPVPVRQAARLIAIVAEAVQHAHDRGVLHRDLKPNNVILQELRLEENDEPPPGSVVLRGEPILPRLVDFGLAKLVERGGPSETATHQILGTPKYMAPEQAQARREDIGPPADVYALGVMLYEMITGRAPYDGESDVEVLRLAVAGRPTAPRVLRPDVPRDLEAICLKAMARTTAERYRTAIDLADDLRRFLDGRPTIARPLAFSGRAVRWLRRNDQIVAIAVLAFIVLFVTALATRNSYLSRQLRQDHATVLNQQATRNRTEQERDYSRHVRDAFLAWRGGNTQSASMSLAAARRASGLLAEVPDFTTEYLTRLVKAERLMIVCPAGPVTALAVSPDGAWLVSGHADGTVSVWNRTTGAALGSVRAHHATVTHVTFALGGTLLCTLGLEKDGAAQAFAWNVSRDDGAVVPAPNPVISRKAHCLCVARDGTAVFAGGPNGALIKIDLTGANQTTTVATTGTDPVVAVAVSPAGHTVFTADSGGHVRQWTDTLRAHEAPPYPVRGGVCALAVNAAGEPIVGYADGCVRVGARGTELAAGGGRVAWIAPSPLGAAFPGAQGWVRFRSDQWGQLATGDTGAVTAGTAAPDGRTLYTGSEDGVIRSWNVPNDVRDRASAAVDRLAALAISRDGTRVVTATATGVTLREEGRRTNIFARAPAPFAAAQFLGDGTIRGVRLDGPSATVYEHPSGSSPQQFVVPGRHTATSVALSEDGARLAVGDAEGRVSVWSLADHEWLATVVTGTNGPVPRVALSPDGRNVAAPTPTGIGLWVVGTADPSATLTADDQTVFRYVTGERIATAGRNGVVRVWTATGLEESTLFGHVGRVSGLGVSPDRRTLVSGGATGEIKFWDVRTGQELLALRRHATTVTLIEFAADGKVLVTGDEGQYAVWDARPE from the coding sequence ATGATGGACCCTTCCGACTCGCTGAAGATGGACGAGAACCTGGCCCGGTTTCTGGCCGCGTACGATCAGGGGATCGACGACGGTGCGGACGCGCGCGCGGCCACGGTCCACGTACCGAAACTTGACGGCGCGTTGCCCCCGGGTGAGCGGCGACTCACACCCATGCGCCCCGGCGAGTCGAACCAGGGTTCGCTCACCGAGGTCCTTCCCGACCCGCCGCTCCCCCACATCACATTTTCCCCGTTCGCCCCCAGTTCGCACCGGATCGGCCGGTTCGAGTTGCGCCGGCAGCTCGGCAAGGGCGGGTGCGGGATCGTCTTCCTGGCCTACGACCCCAAGCTCCAGCGCGAAGTGGCGCTGAAGATCCCGCGCCCCGAGATGCTGCTGAACGCGGACGCGAAGCGGCGCCTGATCCGCGAGGCCCAGGCGGCGGCCGAGTTCGACCACCCGAACCTCGTGCCGGTGTACGAAACCGGCGAGATCGGCCCGGTGTGTTTCGTCGCCACCGCGTTCTGCCCCGGCCCGACACTCGCGGACTGGCTGGACCGCCAGGCGTTTCCGGTCCCCGTGCGCCAGGCGGCCCGGCTCATTGCCATCGTGGCCGAAGCCGTGCAGCACGCCCACGACCGCGGCGTGCTGCACCGCGACCTCAAGCCGAATAACGTCATCCTCCAGGAACTGAGACTGGAGGAGAACGACGAACCGCCGCCCGGCAGCGTGGTGCTGCGGGGCGAGCCGATCCTGCCCCGGCTGGTGGACTTCGGGCTGGCAAAGCTGGTCGAGCGGGGCGGGCCGTCGGAAACCGCCACCCACCAGATCCTCGGCACGCCGAAGTACATGGCCCCGGAGCAGGCCCAGGCGCGGCGCGAGGACATCGGGCCGCCGGCCGACGTGTACGCGCTCGGCGTCATGCTCTACGAGATGATTACCGGGCGCGCCCCCTACGACGGTGAGTCCGACGTCGAGGTGCTCCGGCTCGCCGTGGCGGGGCGACCGACCGCGCCGCGGGTGCTGCGGCCGGACGTGCCGCGCGACCTGGAAGCGATCTGCCTGAAGGCGATGGCCCGCACCACCGCCGAGCGGTACCGCACCGCGATCGACCTCGCCGACGACCTGCGGCGGTTCCTCGACGGCCGCCCGACCATCGCCCGCCCCTTGGCCTTCTCCGGGCGCGCGGTCCGCTGGCTGCGCCGCAACGACCAGATCGTGGCCATCGCGGTTCTCGCCTTCATTGTCCTCTTCGTCACGGCGCTCGCCACCCGGAACTCGTACCTGTCGCGGCAGTTGCGCCAGGACCACGCCACCGTACTGAACCAGCAAGCGACCCGGAACCGGACCGAACAGGAGCGGGACTACTCGCGACACGTGCGGGACGCCTTCCTCGCGTGGCGCGGCGGAAACACCCAGTCCGCTTCGATGTCTCTTGCCGCCGCCCGGCGCGCGAGCGGGCTCCTCGCGGAGGTGCCCGATTTCACGACCGAATATCTCACCCGTCTGGTGAAGGCCGAGCGGCTGATGATCGTCTGCCCGGCCGGACCAGTGACTGCGCTCGCGGTATCGCCCGACGGCGCCTGGCTCGTGAGCGGACACGCGGACGGCACCGTCTCGGTCTGGAACCGGACGACCGGGGCCGCGCTCGGTTCGGTCCGGGCGCACCACGCGACCGTTACGCACGTGACCTTCGCGCTCGGGGGCACGCTGCTCTGCACACTGGGACTGGAGAAGGACGGAGCGGCCCAGGCGTTCGCCTGGAACGTCTCGCGCGATGACGGCGCCGTGGTGCCCGCCCCCAATCCTGTCATCAGCCGGAAGGCCCATTGCCTCTGTGTCGCGCGCGACGGGACCGCCGTGTTCGCGGGCGGCCCGAACGGAGCCCTGATCAAAATCGACCTCACCGGCGCCAACCAAACCACGACCGTCGCGACCACGGGAACGGACCCGGTTGTGGCGGTCGCGGTGTCACCGGCCGGTCACACGGTATTCACAGCGGACAGCGGCGGGCACGTCCGCCAATGGACCGATACGCTCCGGGCGCACGAGGCGCCGCCGTATCCGGTCCGCGGGGGGGTGTGCGCACTGGCCGTCAACGCGGCGGGCGAACCGATCGTCGGCTACGCGGACGGATGCGTTCGTGTCGGCGCCCGGGGCACCGAACTGGCCGCGGGGGGCGGACGTGTGGCCTGGATCGCTCCGTCCCCGCTCGGCGCGGCGTTCCCCGGTGCCCAAGGGTGGGTGCGGTTCCGGAGCGACCAGTGGGGCCAACTCGCGACCGGTGACACGGGCGCGGTTACGGCGGGCACAGCCGCGCCCGACGGGCGGACCCTCTATACCGGTAGCGAGGACGGCGTGATCCGCTCGTGGAACGTGCCGAACGATGTTCGCGATCGGGCGTCCGCCGCGGTGGACCGGCTCGCCGCGCTCGCGATTTCGCGCGACGGCACGCGGGTCGTTACCGCGACGGCAACGGGTGTGACCCTCCGCGAAGAGGGCCGCCGGACCAACATCTTCGCCCGCGCACCGGCCCCATTTGCGGCGGCGCAGTTCCTGGGCGATGGCACGATCCGGGGGGTGCGGCTCGACGGCCCCAGCGCGACGGTGTACGAACACCCCTCCGGCAGCTCTCCGCAACAGTTCGTGGTTCCGGGCCGCCACACCGCGACTTCCGTCGCGCTCTCGGAGGACGGCGCCCGCCTCGCGGTCGGGGACGCCGAGGGCCGCGTGAGCGTGTGGTCGCTCGCGGACCACGAGTGGCTCGCAACGGTCGTGACCGGCACGAACGGACCCGTGCCGCGCGTCGCCCTTTCGCCCGACGGACGGAACGTTGCCGCCCCGACGCCGACCGGCATCGGCCTGTGGGTGGTGGGTACCGCGGACCCGAGTGCGACCCTCACGGCGGACGACCAAACAGTGTTCCGTTACGTCACCGGGGAACGGATCGCGACCGCCGGGCGGAACGGAGTGGTGCGGGTGTGGACTGCGACCGGGCTCGAGGAGAGTACGCTGTTCGGACACGTCGGCCGGGTCAGCGGGTTGGGCGTTTCGCCGGACCGCCGCACGCTGGTCAGCGGCGGGGCGACGGGCGAAATCAAGTTCTGGGACGTGCGGACCGGCCAGGAGCTGCTCGCGCTCCGCCGCCACGCCACCACGGTGACGCTGATCGAGTTCGCTGCGGACGGGAAGGTCCTCGTGACCGGCGACGAGGGCCAGTACGCGGTGTGGGACGCACGGCCCGAGTAA
- a CDS encoding APC family permease: protein MSEQSGSPAEPGKPHHESFWLWVMCLTGVDYFSTLGYQPSIAYENAGLLAPLATIVLVLVTLFGALPIYWYVCGRSHTGQGSIGMLANLVSGWGGKVLVLVLLGFAATDFVITKTLSAADAAVHLIQNPHWPLEVPSDAEKTRQAIYVTAFLLVLLGASFMRGFREVIGLAVVIVGTYMVLCGVVIGAGVVHLTENPEPFYQLIAHVRAGEWHLRESDRPLSGTGPFTILAISLLIFPKLALGLSGFETGVAVMPLVKGRAGDDTKEPVGRIRNTRKLLITAAVTMSLYLICSSIVVACLVPPGHLTKADAAGVERAEIPDSDLKAKDRALAYLAHGENPGPDGRPMKLLPFFGEWFGTIYDLSTVVILWFAGASAMAGLLNLVPQYLPRYGMAPEWSRATRPLVLLFTVINLVVTLVFRANVDAQSAAYATGVLVLMTSAGVASVIDIWQRRPGRWYRRLSWPFLFITLVFIYTTIANVYEKPDGIKIAGFFILTILVTSFWSRWARSRELRFAGFKIPDAESRLMWDTIRDFELSVLVPHRPGRRSLANKEAQIRREHRIPRDLMIVFVEVELADASDFVNEPVLHVTQEEGRYVVKITGAASIAHTLAALALEMAKVGRPPEVHFGWTDDSPVSGTLGFLLFGEGNVPWMVRDLIRRAQPDETKRPVIIIAGTA, encoded by the coding sequence ATGAGCGAACAGTCAGGCTCCCCTGCGGAGCCGGGCAAGCCGCACCACGAGTCGTTCTGGCTGTGGGTGATGTGCCTGACCGGCGTCGATTACTTCTCCACCCTCGGCTACCAGCCGTCGATCGCTTACGAGAACGCCGGCCTCCTCGCGCCGCTGGCGACGATCGTACTGGTGCTCGTGACCCTGTTCGGCGCGCTGCCGATCTATTGGTACGTGTGCGGCCGCTCCCACACCGGCCAGGGCTCCATCGGGATGCTGGCGAATCTCGTTTCCGGTTGGGGCGGGAAGGTGCTGGTCCTCGTCCTCTTGGGGTTCGCCGCGACCGACTTCGTCATCACCAAGACGCTCTCGGCGGCCGATGCGGCGGTCCACCTGATCCAGAACCCGCACTGGCCGCTGGAGGTCCCTTCCGACGCCGAAAAGACCCGCCAGGCGATCTACGTGACGGCGTTCCTGCTGGTGCTGCTCGGCGCCTCGTTCATGCGCGGGTTCCGCGAGGTGATCGGCCTCGCCGTGGTCATCGTCGGCACCTACATGGTGCTGTGCGGCGTCGTCATCGGCGCGGGCGTCGTGCACCTGACCGAGAACCCCGAACCGTTTTACCAGCTCATCGCCCACGTGCGGGCCGGGGAGTGGCACCTGCGGGAGTCCGACCGCCCGCTCTCGGGCACCGGCCCGTTCACGATCCTCGCCATCAGCCTGCTGATTTTCCCGAAGCTGGCGCTCGGCCTGTCCGGGTTCGAGACGGGGGTGGCCGTGATGCCGCTCGTGAAGGGCCGCGCCGGCGACGATACGAAAGAGCCGGTGGGCCGCATCCGGAACACGCGGAAGCTGCTGATCACCGCCGCCGTGACCATGTCGCTGTACCTGATCTGCTCGTCGATCGTGGTGGCGTGTCTCGTCCCCCCCGGGCACCTCACGAAAGCGGACGCCGCCGGGGTCGAGCGCGCGGAGATCCCGGACAGCGACCTCAAGGCGAAGGACCGCGCGCTGGCGTACCTGGCCCACGGCGAGAACCCGGGGCCGGACGGGCGGCCGATGAAGCTGCTCCCGTTCTTCGGCGAGTGGTTCGGCACCATTTACGACCTCTCCACGGTGGTCATCCTGTGGTTCGCCGGGGCCAGTGCGATGGCGGGCCTGCTGAACCTCGTGCCGCAGTACCTGCCGCGGTACGGGATGGCCCCGGAGTGGTCCCGGGCCACGCGCCCGCTCGTGCTGCTGTTCACCGTCATCAACCTGGTCGTCACGCTCGTCTTCCGGGCGAACGTGGACGCCCAGAGCGCGGCCTACGCGACCGGGGTCCTGGTGCTCATGACCAGCGCCGGTGTGGCGTCGGTGATCGACATCTGGCAGCGGCGCCCGGGGCGGTGGTACCGGCGGCTGTCGTGGCCGTTCCTGTTCATCACGCTCGTGTTCATCTACACCACCATCGCCAACGTCTACGAGAAGCCCGACGGCATCAAGATCGCCGGGTTCTTCATCCTCACGATCCTGGTCACGTCGTTCTGGTCGCGGTGGGCGCGGAGCCGCGAGCTGCGGTTCGCCGGGTTCAAGATCCCCGACGCCGAATCGCGGCTGATGTGGGACACGATCCGCGACTTCGAGCTGAGCGTTCTGGTCCCGCACCGACCGGGCCGGCGCAGCTTGGCGAACAAGGAGGCGCAGATCCGCCGCGAGCACCGCATCCCGCGGGACCTGATGATCGTGTTCGTGGAGGTGGAACTGGCGGACGCGAGCGACTTCGTGAACGAGCCCGTCCTACACGTGACGCAGGAGGAGGGCCGGTACGTGGTGAAGATCACCGGGGCGGCGTCCATCGCACACACGCTGGCGGCGCTGGCCCTGGAAATGGCGAAAGTGGGGCGCCCGCCGGAGGTCCACTTCGGGTGGACGGACGACAGCCCGGTCAGCGGGACGCTCGGGTTCCTCCTGTTCGGCGAGGGGAACGTGCCGTGGATGGTGCGCGACCTGATCCGCCGCGCCCAGCCGGACGAGACCAAGCGGCCCGTCATCATCATCGCGGGAACGGCGTAG
- a CDS encoding alpha/beta hydrolase, whose amino-acid sequence MSTFRSLIILAVMAGALVILAPGVPVVPKETTSPLVVGETFTIESQVLGETRRINIYVPPGRAESPDARLPVLYMPDGGTAEDFLHVMGLIQVSVGNGTMRPFLLVGIENTQRRRDLTGPTESPDDKKIAPRVGGSEAFRTFIRQELMPQVKARYRTTDEAAVMGESLAGLFVVETFLLEPDLFDTYIAFDPSLWWNDQKLVGGAAERLRARPKLAKTLYFASSNEPGLVRRAQRFAQVLTAAAPPGVRWHYEEMPTETHATIYHPAALRAFRAVFKPAK is encoded by the coding sequence ATGAGCACATTTCGGTCACTCATAATTCTGGCGGTGATGGCGGGCGCGCTGGTGATTCTGGCGCCGGGCGTCCCGGTGGTCCCGAAAGAAACCACATCGCCCCTCGTGGTCGGGGAGACCTTCACGATCGAGTCCCAGGTTCTCGGCGAGACCCGGCGCATCAACATCTACGTGCCCCCCGGCCGGGCCGAATCGCCCGATGCGCGGCTGCCCGTGCTTTACATGCCGGACGGGGGCACGGCCGAGGACTTTCTGCACGTGATGGGCCTGATACAGGTGTCGGTCGGCAACGGGACGATGCGCCCGTTCCTCCTCGTCGGCATCGAGAACACGCAGCGCCGGCGCGATCTGACCGGTCCGACGGAGAGCCCGGACGACAAGAAGATCGCACCCCGGGTCGGCGGGTCGGAGGCGTTCCGGACGTTCATCCGTCAGGAACTGATGCCGCAGGTGAAGGCGCGGTACCGCACGACGGACGAGGCGGCAGTTATGGGCGAGTCGCTCGCCGGCTTGTTCGTCGTCGAGACGTTCCTGCTCGAACCGGACCTGTTCGACACCTACATCGCGTTCGATCCGAGCCTCTGGTGGAACGATCAGAAGCTCGTCGGCGGCGCGGCGGAGCGCCTGCGCGCCCGGCCGAAGCTCGCGAAGACGTTGTATTTCGCGAGCAGCAACGAACCGGGGCTCGTCAGGCGGGCACAACGGTTCGCACAGGTCCTGACCGCCGCCGCGCCGCCGGGCGTGCGCTGGCACTACGAAGAAATGCCGACCGAGACGCACGCTACGATCTACCACCCCGCGGCGCTCAGGGCGTTTCGGGCCGTGTTCAAGCCGGCAAAGTGA
- a CDS encoding HAD family hydrolase produces the protein MPVRTVIFDFGNVVAFFDHSRAVARLAPYTTMPPVELALVLYGSQIEDAYERGAIDTAEYVREARLNARLSCTEEQFLSAFGAIFWRNFEVSDLVPLLKPNYRLLLASNTTRAHFEAYTRQFADVLAPFDHLGTSFDAGARKPEPAFFAHIQRYAGADPAECVFIDDLPTNVEAAERFGWKGIVYRPDGTLADKLRAVGVEVGTT, from the coding sequence ATGCCCGTCCGCACCGTGATTTTCGACTTCGGGAACGTCGTGGCGTTCTTCGACCACAGCCGGGCGGTCGCCCGGCTCGCCCCGTACACCACCATGCCGCCGGTGGAACTCGCCCTTGTCCTCTACGGCAGTCAGATCGAAGACGCTTACGAGCGGGGGGCGATCGACACCGCCGAGTACGTGCGCGAGGCCCGCTTGAACGCCCGGCTGTCGTGTACGGAGGAGCAGTTCCTGAGCGCCTTCGGGGCGATCTTCTGGCGGAACTTCGAGGTGTCCGACCTCGTCCCGCTCCTCAAACCGAACTACCGCCTGCTGCTCGCGAGCAACACCACGCGGGCGCACTTCGAGGCGTACACGAGGCAGTTCGCGGACGTGCTCGCTCCGTTCGACCACCTCGGGACGTCGTTCGACGCCGGCGCGCGCAAGCCGGAACCGGCGTTCTTCGCTCACATTCAACGGTACGCCGGCGCGGACCCCGCCGAGTGCGTTTTCATCGACGACCTGCCCACCAACGTCGAAGCCGCCGAGAGGTTCGGTTGGAAGGGCATCGTGTACCGTCCCGACGGCACGCTCGCCGACAAACTGCGGGCGGTCGGTGTAGAGGTCGGTACAACATAA
- the glyA gene encoding serine hydroxymethyltransferase: protein MDVMKQADPDVFAAVASERKRQQFGLEMIASENYTSPAVMAAQGSCLTNKYAEGYPGKRYYGGCEFVDVVETLAITRLKQLFGAEHANVQPHSGAQANMAVFLSALYPGDTILGLDLAHGGHLTHGMRLNFSGKYFNVVSYGVRKEDHRIDFDDVAKKARDHKPRLIIAGASAYPRFFDFAKFAEISREVGALLMVDMAHIAGLVAAQLHPDPVPHADFVTSTTHKTLRGPRSGFILCRKAAVPAAFLSDEERARKEPPTWDKRIDSAVFPGIQGGPLMHVVAAKAVAFGEALQPAFKQYGAQVIANAKVLADELMAAGFSIVSGGTDNHLMLVDVTTKGVSGKQAEHALDAAGITVNKNMIPFDPRKPLDPSGIRIGTPALTTRGMKEPEMRQIAKWITDVLTHPADAGVTERVKGGVIDLCRQYPAPAEA, encoded by the coding sequence ATGGACGTAATGAAGCAGGCCGATCCGGACGTGTTCGCGGCGGTCGCCAGCGAACGGAAGCGGCAGCAGTTCGGCCTGGAGATGATCGCCAGCGAGAACTACACCAGCCCGGCGGTGATGGCCGCGCAGGGCTCGTGCCTGACGAACAAGTACGCGGAGGGCTACCCCGGCAAGCGCTACTACGGCGGGTGCGAGTTCGTGGACGTGGTCGAGACCCTGGCGATCACCCGGCTGAAGCAGCTCTTCGGCGCGGAACACGCGAACGTGCAACCGCACTCCGGCGCGCAGGCGAACATGGCCGTGTTCCTCTCCGCGCTCTACCCGGGCGACACCATCCTCGGCCTCGACCTCGCCCACGGCGGGCACCTCACGCACGGGATGCGGCTGAACTTCTCCGGCAAGTATTTCAACGTCGTGAGCTACGGGGTCCGCAAGGAGGACCACCGGATCGACTTCGACGACGTCGCGAAGAAGGCGCGCGACCACAAGCCGCGGCTCATCATCGCCGGGGCCAGCGCCTACCCGCGGTTCTTCGATTTCGCCAAGTTCGCCGAGATCAGCCGCGAGGTCGGCGCGCTCCTGATGGTGGACATGGCGCACATCGCCGGGCTGGTCGCGGCGCAGCTCCACCCGGACCCGGTGCCCCACGCCGACTTCGTGACGAGCACCACCCACAAGACCCTCCGCGGCCCGCGGAGCGGCTTCATCCTGTGCCGGAAGGCGGCGGTGCCGGCCGCGTTCCTCTCGGACGAGGAGCGCGCGCGGAAGGAGCCGCCGACCTGGGACAAGCGGATCGACTCGGCCGTGTTCCCGGGCATCCAGGGCGGCCCGCTCATGCACGTCGTGGCCGCCAAGGCGGTGGCGTTCGGGGAGGCGCTTCAGCCGGCGTTCAAGCAGTACGGCGCCCAGGTGATCGCCAACGCCAAGGTCCTGGCGGACGAGCTCATGGCGGCCGGCTTCTCGATCGTGTCCGGGGGAACGGACAACCACCTGATGCTCGTCGATGTGACGACCAAGGGCGTGAGCGGCAAGCAAGCGGAACACGCCCTGGACGCCGCCGGGATCACGGTGAACAAGAACATGATCCCGTTCGACCCGCGGAAGCCGCTCGACCCGTCCGGCATCCGCATCGGCACCCCGGCGCTGACCACCCGCGGGATGAAGGAACCGGAGATGCGGCAGATCGCCAAGTGGATCACCGACGTGCTCACCCACCCGGCCGACGCCGGTGTGACGGAGCGGGTGAAGGGCGGCGTGATCGACCTGTGTCGGCAGTACCCGGCCCCCGCCGAAGCGTGA
- a CDS encoding THUMP domain-containing class I SAM-dependent RNA methyltransferase, with the protein MTRYFATCARGLEPVLAGELTALGASEITAGRGGVTFHGDAAMLYRACLWLRTAVRVLRPIHEFDAHSPDELYEAVRSINWADFLTPDHTLAVDCNVRDSAMTHSQYAARRVKDAICDQFRDRTGRRPSVDTEQPMIGLNLHVSKNHAVLSLDSSWSSLHKRGYRPIQTVAPLNEALAAGLLLRAGWDPNTPLVDFMCGSGTFCIEAAWIALNRPPGLTRKWFAFQGWADFDRPLWNAIRDDARRAVRKELSAGVTGSDVRQDAIDFARGNAHTAGVGHLLTFEKRELRDARPPSDVPGTIICNPPYGERLGAAVKPGSAGDRSRGTNGAAVKPGSAGDRSRGTNGAAVKPGSAGDRSRGTNGAAVKPDFGGDRSRGEEEEEEELIGLYASIGRTVAEHWRGWRLLVFTSNTALAKKVGLKVVHKEPFFNGALECFLWEFRV; encoded by the coding sequence ATGACACGGTACTTCGCGACATGCGCCCGCGGGCTGGAACCGGTCCTCGCGGGCGAGTTGACCGCGCTGGGCGCGTCCGAGATCACCGCCGGGCGGGGCGGGGTCACGTTCCACGGCGACGCGGCCATGCTCTACCGCGCGTGCCTTTGGCTCCGCACCGCGGTCCGCGTGCTGCGGCCGATTCACGAGTTCGACGCGCACTCGCCCGACGAACTGTACGAAGCCGTCCGGTCGATCAACTGGGCCGACTTCCTCACGCCGGACCACACGCTCGCGGTCGATTGCAACGTGCGCGACTCGGCCATGACCCACTCGCAGTACGCCGCGCGCCGGGTGAAGGACGCGATCTGCGACCAGTTCCGCGACCGCACGGGGCGCCGGCCGAGCGTGGACACCGAACAGCCGATGATCGGGCTGAACCTGCACGTCTCGAAGAACCACGCCGTTCTCAGTCTCGATAGCTCCTGGTCGTCGCTGCACAAGCGCGGGTACCGGCCGATCCAGACGGTCGCGCCGCTGAACGAGGCGCTCGCGGCCGGGTTGCTCCTGCGCGCGGGGTGGGACCCCAACACGCCGCTGGTCGATTTCATGTGCGGGTCCGGCACGTTTTGCATCGAGGCCGCGTGGATCGCCCTGAACCGCCCGCCGGGGCTGACGCGGAAGTGGTTCGCGTTCCAGGGCTGGGCCGACTTCGACCGACCGTTGTGGAACGCGATTCGCGACGACGCCCGGCGCGCCGTTCGCAAGGAGTTGAGCGCGGGGGTTACGGGTTCGGACGTGAGACAGGACGCGATCGATTTCGCACGCGGCAACGCCCACACCGCCGGCGTCGGGCACCTGCTGACGTTTGAGAAGCGGGAGTTACGCGATGCGCGACCGCCTTCCGATGTTCCGGGAACGATAATCTGCAATCCGCCCTATGGTGAAAGACTTGGAGCGGCCGTGAAACCCGGCTCTGCGGGCGACAGGTCGCGAGGCACGAATGGAGCGGCCGTGAAGCCCGGCTCTGCGGGCGACAGGTCGCGAGGCACGAATGGAGCGGCCGTGAAGCCCGGCTCTGCGGGCGACAGGTCGCGAGGCACGAATGGAGCGGCCGTAAAACCCGACTTTGGGGGCGACAGGTCGCGAGGAGAGGAGGAGGAGGAAGAAGAGTTGATCGGCCTGTACGCCAGCATCGGGCGGACCGTGGCGGAGCACTGGCGCGGCTGGCGGCTGCTGGTGTTCACCAGTAACACCGCACTGGCAAAGAAGGTCGGGCTGAAGGTGGTTCACAAGGAGCCGTTCTTTAACGGCGCGCTAGAGTGTTTCTTGTGGGAGTTTCGCGTGTAG
- the trhA gene encoding PAQR family membrane homeostasis protein TrhA → MTFLRDPVSSASHLLTAGWAVFATLVMLRLTVNRPGRRLPVLIYGASMVLLFLASGTYHGLHYETLEQRRLFQRLDKTAVYLMIAGTYTPIVSILLTGACRVRILTMIWLIAVGGVACLWLLPEDPKTATAAHAAVVGMYLGLGWVGILPLPLYYRAVGWRAMNYVWVGAALYSIGAICELTEWPVLVRAGDWPGYYVGYHEVLHLTHAAASIVFFLFVVRYVIPFRPEPPAPVKRSPVPALQSRFPLHSPVAER, encoded by the coding sequence GTGACTTTCTTGCGCGACCCCGTTAGCTCCGCTTCGCACCTTCTCACAGCCGGTTGGGCGGTGTTCGCCACCCTGGTGATGCTACGCCTGACCGTCAACCGCCCCGGCCGGCGCCTCCCGGTCCTCATCTACGGCGCCTCGATGGTGCTCCTGTTCCTCGCGAGCGGCACCTACCACGGGTTGCACTACGAAACGCTCGAACAGCGGCGCTTGTTCCAGCGGCTCGACAAAACGGCGGTGTACCTGATGATCGCCGGGACGTACACGCCCATCGTGTCGATCCTCCTCACCGGGGCGTGCCGGGTGCGGATTCTGACCATGATTTGGCTCATTGCAGTGGGCGGGGTCGCGTGCCTCTGGCTCCTCCCGGAGGACCCGAAGACGGCAACCGCGGCGCACGCGGCGGTCGTGGGCATGTATCTCGGGTTGGGGTGGGTCGGCATCTTGCCATTGCCGCTCTATTACCGCGCCGTGGGCTGGCGGGCGATGAACTACGTGTGGGTCGGTGCCGCGCTGTACAGCATCGGCGCGATTTGCGAGCTGACGGAGTGGCCCGTCCTCGTGCGGGCCGGTGACTGGCCCGGGTATTACGTCGGGTACCACGAGGTCCTCCACCTGACTCACGCCGCCGCAAGTATCGTCTTCTTCCTTTTCGTGGTACGCTACGTTATTCCGTTTCGCCCTGAACCGCCGGCCCCTGTAAAACGGTCGCCGGTACCGGCCCTGCAATCCCGCTTTCCGCTGCACTCTCCCGTCGCGGAACGATGA